The genomic stretch AGTGGCCCATCATCGACGCCTCGAACGAGCGCCGCCCCGCGAGCGCGCCTGACACTGGTGCGGCGACAATGACGGCCTGGTGCCACGGGGCGCCGGGCATCGGCCTTGCAATCGGGCTGGCGAGTGTCGACGTTGTCGACGCGGCACTGCGCGATCAGCTCGATCGAGTGATTGCGAGGGGCGGTGCGGGCTCCTCGTTGCATCGAAGCGATCACCTCTGCTGCGGCAACTTGGGCAGAGCCGAGGCACTGCTCACCGTGGGCCGACGCCTCGTGCGACCCGACGTCGTGCAGGCAGCCGCGCACCTGGCGCGGCGCGTCACTGAGCGGGCGCGCGCGAACGGCCACTTCTGCCTCACCTCCGACCGGTTCACGTACCGCATCTGGGATCCGGGCTTTTTTCGCGGACTGTCAGGCATTGGATACGCGTTACTGCGTTTCGCCATGCCTTGGCGCTTGCCCTCCGTCGTGGCGTTCGAGGTACCACCGAACACGTTTCCCGCAACAGCTCCCCGCCCAACCGCTGAGACGCGTCGGCTGGGCTGACCGTGCGCGGGCTGTGTGCTATAAGATGCGCGGACCGGTCGGTGCGGCGTGGTGCCGCGCGAGGTTTCAGCGTAGGCGTCTCTTCGAGGAGCCCTTGGTGCGTCGAACGACAGAGCGTCTCGTCGATAGCCTGATTCTCGCGGCCGCGAGCCTTGTCGCCACCCTTGGCGTCGCTGCCCCGGCACACGGACAAGCGCCACCGCTCGCGCGGCTGATTCCGACAGCCTTGGCCGATGCTGCGCGGGCCGACAACTTCCGAACCCCAGACGACCATACCCGACACTTCGTGACCGGGACGGATCTCACACCGGTGCCGGCGGAGTTGAACGCAGCTCTGGCACTCCAGGTGACGACGTTTCCAGTCAATCTCGCCTGGCAGGGCCGCCCGAGCACCGCTCTCGACGGTGACGCTGAGGACCCAGCGCGCCTGCCGGTGCCGCGCTCATCGTTTGCGGAGCGCGCCACCACGCTCGGGCAGGACTCGTTGAGCTTTGGGTTCGTACAGCAGTCGTTGCACTACAGGGCGCTCGACGGCCTCGACATCGAGGATGGCGAGATTCGATTCTTCCTCCAGCACAACGACTGTTGCGGGCCGGGAGATGCACCGTCCAGCCCGACCGATCTTCGGCCCGCGTTCGAGCGAGACGTATTGGAGGAGGCGCTGTCGGTCGACATCGACCGGAACGTGTTTGCATTCCTCCTGAACTATGGCGTGGCTGACCATCTCGACGTTGGTATTGTCGTCCCGCTGGTGAAGGTCGATGTCCGCACTCGTGTGACCTCACGCCTGTGGCGCACGGCGTCGGCTAACTCGCCGACCACCCACAAGTTCGATCCATTGGAGCTGCAGCATCGCACGAGTTACGCCAGTGGGGACGCCGCCGGCCTCGGCGATCTCGTGCTCCACGGAAAGTATCGGTTCCTGGAAACAGCAGGCGGAGGGATGGCGGCGAGCCTGAACGTGACCCTGCCGACTGGAGAGGCAGAAGAGCTGCTCGGCTCCGGTGTCACTCGGACCGAGGGGCGCGTGATTTGGTCGGAGCGGTTTGGGCGAGTGGGGACGCACGTCAACGCGAGCTACACGAGATCAACCGGCGAGTTGCCCGCTGCATACGACGCCCCCGCCGATGCAGCGAGCGCGGACGTGGTGCGCCCACCGGTGGATTTGACGGTGCCCGATGAGATTGGTGCCGTCGCTGGCGTCGATATCCCACTGGTGCGCCGTGTTGCTGTCTCTGCCGACGTCGTCATGCGTCACCTACGCGGCCTCTCGCGCTTGGCCGCGGGCGAGACCACGTTTCCATCGCGCGGCCCTGGGGCGCTACCTTCGGCGGCATTCGTCGCTGCGGACGACCTGCAGATGACCGGTCGCGGGCTCGACGTCACACAGCTCTTCGTGGCTGTTGGCGCTCGCGCGCACCTGGGCGGGCTGCTGGTCCTGAATGCCGATGTGCTGTTTCCGCTCGCCGACCAGGGCCTGGTGCCACGTGGCGCAGTTGTCGGCTTCAGCCTAGCTTACTGACCTGATTCAATAGTGTCTGAGTCCATCGAAATCAACAGCGGTGACTTCGTCTTCCGGGAGGGCGAGGCGGGCGGTGAGCTCTACGTGATCGAGGAAGGCCAGGTGGAGCTCATCGCGGGTCCGCACGACCAACGGCGGACGACACTCGATGTTGGCGACTTCTTCGGTGAGCGATCGCTTCTCGACGATGTGCCGCGGGAGGTGTCTGCGCGAGCTCTCACCCGCTGTCGACTGCTTCGTCTCGACCGTGCAGGCTTCTCGGAGATCGTCCGACAAAGCCCCGAGATCGCGGTGCTGATGGTTCGCCATCTGAGCCGGCGCCTCGGCTCGGGTGGAACCGAGATGCCCTCGTCCGCCGTGTTCCTGCACGAGGCGTCGGAGACCGCGATTCCGCTACACCCGCAGTGCACCATCGGCCGGGTCGACCGATCGACGGGTGTGGCGCCCGACGTGGACCTCACGCCATTCGATTCGGACAAGACATTGAGCCGGCGCCACGCGAAGGTCGCGATGAGGCCCGACGGCTACTATCTGCGAGAGGATGAAGGGCGCAACGGCACCTTCGTCAATGAACGGCGCCTCGATCCGGGCGTCGAAGTCCGACTCGCGGATGGCGATCGTCTGCGCTTCGGCTTCGTCCACGTCGTGTTCCGCCTGGCCAGTGGTTCTGACAACACCCCTTGAAGCCCGATCAGCGGATCGTGTTGCCGCCCTGGTCGTCGAAGCGACCCTTGCCGCTGGTCTCGACTCCTCCGCGGAGCTCGCTGTCCTGCGCGCTTGCCACGGCCATCCCCGCGACGCGAAGCGCGCCCCGCCGGCCGTCCACGACGCTGTCGAGCAGTTGGACCTCGGCGTCGCCGCGGACCTCAACGCCGTACTCGCCGCCCGAGATCTCGCTGTTCGTGAGGATGAGTCGGCAGCTGCCGGAGGCCTCGATGGCATTGCCCGTCGCTTCGAGCACAATGTTGTCGAGCTGCAACTCCTGCGTCGCCCCGCACGTGATCGGGGAAGTGACCCGACGACGGCCCGCGCTCGAGCTCGCCCCGGCGGGCGGCGACGACGGTGGCTCTTCGGGCAGCGCCGCGTCGCGGTCAGTGTCTTCCGACTCCCCTTCTGCGGTGACGCTCAGGCCACCAGCATCGCCACCAACGGTGACCCGTCTTCCACCGGCGTCAACCGTGATGCCATCGGCTCCGGTCTTGACATCCGC from Luteitalea sp. encodes the following:
- a CDS encoding cyclic nucleotide-binding domain-containing protein, with the protein product MSESIEINSGDFVFREGEAGGELYVIEEGQVELIAGPHDQRRTTLDVGDFFGERSLLDDVPREVSARALTRCRLLRLDRAGFSEIVRQSPEIAVLMVRHLSRRLGSGGTEMPSSAVFLHEASETAIPLHPQCTIGRVDRSTGVAPDVDLTPFDSDKTLSRRHAKVAMRPDGYYLREDEGRNGTFVNERRLDPGVEVRLADGDRLRFGFVHVVFRLASGSDNTP